One region of Erwinia tracheiphila genomic DNA includes:
- a CDS encoding amino acid ABC transporter permease encodes MSHRTTVKRDFSLSNPAVRAWFYQIIAIVAVAGGVGYLVHNILLNLASRGITSGFGFLERSAGFGIVQHLIDYSEGDTYTRVFLVGLTNTFLVSALCIVFASFLGFFIGLARLSENWLLRKISTIYIETFRNIPPLLQIFFWYFAVLRNLPDPRQALSAFDIAFVSNRGLYIPWPQYATGTWPFIIALLLAAAGTIALFRYNRSCQLKTGQLKRTWPAAVVMFIAFLLISWQVAGAGMSWDIPALHGFNFRGGFVLIPELAALTLALSIYTSSFIAEVIRSGIQSVPHGQHEAARSLGLPNPVTLRQVIVPQAMRVIIPPLTSQYLNIVKNSSLAAAIGYPDMVSLFAGTVLNQTGQAIETITITMGVYLVISLLISLLMNIYNRKIRLIER; translated from the coding sequence ATGTCTCATCGCACAACCGTGAAAAGGGATTTTTCGTTAAGCAATCCTGCGGTGCGCGCCTGGTTTTACCAGATCATTGCGATTGTCGCTGTAGCTGGCGGGGTGGGGTATTTGGTTCACAATATCCTTCTTAACCTGGCAAGCCGGGGGATTACCTCCGGTTTTGGTTTCCTTGAACGTAGCGCTGGCTTTGGTATTGTTCAGCATCTGATTGATTACAGCGAGGGGGATACTTACACTCGTGTTTTTCTGGTTGGGCTGACAAATACCTTTTTAGTTTCAGCGCTTTGTATTGTATTTGCCTCTTTCCTTGGCTTTTTTATTGGTCTTGCTCGTCTGTCAGAAAACTGGCTGTTGCGTAAAATTTCTACTATCTATATCGAAACTTTTCGCAATATTCCGCCATTGTTGCAAATATTCTTCTGGTATTTTGCCGTGTTGCGAAATCTGCCAGACCCACGTCAGGCACTGAGCGCCTTTGATATAGCCTTTGTCAGTAACCGGGGGCTATATATTCCCTGGCCACAGTACGCTACAGGCACATGGCCGTTTATTATCGCACTGCTACTGGCCGCTGCAGGTACGATTGCACTGTTTCGCTATAACCGTTCCTGTCAGCTTAAAACAGGTCAACTTAAGCGTACCTGGCCTGCAGCAGTTGTGATGTTCATTGCTTTTCTATTGATTTCCTGGCAGGTAGCAGGGGCAGGGATGTCCTGGGACATTCCTGCACTTCATGGCTTTAATTTCCGCGGGGGATTTGTACTGATCCCTGAACTGGCAGCGTTGACGCTGGCACTCTCGATTTATACCTCTTCTTTTATCGCTGAAGTGATCCGTTCGGGTATCCAGTCCGTTCCACACGGGCAGCATGAAGCCGCCCGCTCGCTGGGTTTGCCTAATCCGGTAACGCTTCGTCAGGTCATCGTTCCCCAGGCAATGAGAGTGATTATTCCACCGTTAACCAGCCAGTACCTCAATATTGTGAAAAATTCATCACTGGCTGCAGCAATTGGTTATCCCGATATGGTTTCTCTGTTTGCCGGTACAGTGCTGAATCAGACTGGTCAGGCAATTGAAACTATTACGATTACCATGGGTGTTTATCTGGTTATCAGCCTGCTGATTTCGCTGTTAATGAATATTTATAACCGCAAAATCCGTCTGATCGAGCGCTAA
- a CDS encoding DUF1493 family protein — MVTDDEILSFFRDKLPETATLTFKRIPFQIDDILQESIESDDMAYAINDYAEKFFVDMSSMNFESYYPWKVAWFFRKWYTSKPLNQEKKPLTVRMLAESAKAGRWLYD, encoded by the coding sequence ATGGTAACCGATGATGAGATATTATCCTTCTTTCGCGATAAACTTCCTGAAACGGCAACATTGACGTTCAAAAGAATACCGTTTCAGATTGATGATATTTTGCAAGAGAGTATTGAATCTGATGATATGGCTTACGCCATAAATGACTATGCCGAAAAATTCTTTGTAGATATGTCGTCTATGAATTTTGAAAGCTATTACCCCTGGAAAGTGGCATGGTTTTTCCGAAAGTGGTATACCAGCAAACCCCTGAATCAGGAAAAGAAACCACTCACGGTAAGAATGCTTGCTGAATCAGCTAAAGCTGGGCGCTGGCTCTATGACTGA
- a CDS encoding adenylosuccinate synthase: MGKNVVVLGTQWGDEGKGKIVDLLTERAKYVVRYQGGHNAGHTLVINGEKTVLHLIPSGILRENVTSIIGNGVVLSPAALMKEMKSLEERGFPVCERLFISEACPLILEYHVALDVAREKARGAKAIGTTGRGIGPAYEDKVARRGLRVGDLFNKESFAAKLKEVMEYHNFQLVNYYKEDAVDYDKVFSNIMAVADILTGMVVDVSELLDTARKNGDLIMFEGAQGTLLDIDHGTYPYVTSSNTIAGGVATGSGIGPRYVDYILGIVKAYSTRVGAGPFPTELFDETGEFLCAKGNEFGATTGRRRRTGWLDAVAVRRAVQINSLSGFCMTKLDVLDGLKEVKICVAYRMPDGREVTTTPLAAEGWEGIEPIYETMPGWSDNSFGVKTLEGLPQAARDYIKRVEEVTGVPVDIISTGPDRSETMILRDPFGA, translated from the coding sequence ATGGGTAAGAACGTTGTCGTACTGGGCACCCAATGGGGTGACGAAGGTAAAGGTAAGATTGTTGACCTCCTGACAGAACGTGCAAAATACGTTGTTCGCTATCAGGGCGGCCATAATGCTGGCCATACGTTAGTCATCAATGGTGAGAAAACCGTCCTCCACTTAATTCCCTCTGGCATCTTGCGTGAAAATGTCACCAGCATCATCGGCAACGGTGTAGTGCTCTCACCTGCTGCATTGATGAAAGAGATGAAGAGTCTGGAAGAACGCGGTTTCCCTGTATGTGAACGCCTGTTCATTTCTGAAGCCTGCCCGCTGATTCTGGAATATCACGTTGCGCTGGATGTGGCGCGTGAGAAAGCGCGTGGCGCGAAAGCGATCGGCACCACAGGACGTGGCATTGGTCCGGCTTATGAAGACAAAGTTGCGCGGCGTGGCCTGCGTGTTGGCGATCTTTTCAATAAGGAAAGCTTTGCCGCCAAGCTGAAGGAAGTCATGGAATACCATAATTTTCAGTTGGTTAACTACTACAAAGAAGATGCGGTTGATTACGACAAGGTTTTCAGCAATATCATGGCGGTAGCCGATATCCTGACGGGTATGGTTGTTGATGTTTCTGAACTGCTGGATACCGCACGTAAAAACGGCGACCTGATTATGTTTGAAGGCGCTCAGGGTACACTTCTCGATATCGACCACGGCACCTATCCCTACGTTACCTCTTCTAATACTATCGCTGGTGGTGTGGCAACCGGTTCTGGTATTGGTCCTCGTTATGTGGATTATATATTGGGTATCGTCAAGGCTTACTCCACTCGTGTTGGCGCAGGCCCTTTCCCTACAGAACTGTTTGATGAAACCGGTGAGTTTCTGTGTGCCAAAGGAAACGAGTTTGGGGCAACAACCGGCCGCCGCCGCCGTACCGGCTGGCTGGATGCGGTTGCCGTTCGCCGCGCGGTGCAAATTAATTCCCTCTCGGGCTTCTGCATGACTAAGCTGGACGTGCTGGATGGCCTGAAAGAAGTAAAAATTTGCGTGGCATACCGTATGCCGGACGGTCGTGAAGTGACCACAACGCCACTGGCGGCAGAAGGCTGGGAAGGTATTGAGCCGATTTATGAAACCATGCCTGGCTGGAGTGACAACTCGTTTGGGGTGAAAACTCTGGAAGGCCTGCCACAAGCAGCGCGCGATTATATCAAACGCGTTGAAGAGGTTACGGGCGTGCCGGTGGACATTATTTCTACCGGGCCGGATCGTAGCGAGACGATGATTCTGCGTGACCCTTTTGGTGCCTGA
- a CDS encoding DUF2065 domain-containing protein → MNATIWMVLALVLILEGLGPVLFPRIWRRFILTMAQLPDALLRRFGGGLVVAGAVIYYMVSVRGGGN, encoded by the coding sequence ATGAATGCAACTATATGGATGGTGCTGGCCTTAGTGCTAATTTTGGAAGGGTTAGGCCCGGTCTTATTTCCGCGTATCTGGCGGCGGTTTATTTTGACCATGGCACAATTACCGGATGCGTTGTTACGACGTTTTGGCGGCGGGCTGGTGGTGGCCGGGGCCGTTATCTATTACATGGTCAGCGTACGTGGAGGGGGCAACTGA
- a CDS encoding Arm DNA-binding domain-containing protein → MSGTLSDRQKLVADGRGLSVRVSKAGRISFVFFYRTGDRTCPPVWLTLGQYPDMSLKQPRGAGMSAAHY, encoded by the coding sequence ATGTCTGGCACTCTGTCAGACAGGCAGAAATTGGTTGCTGATGGTAGAGGTCTGTCCGTCAGGGTTTCTAAAGCTGGGCGTATCAGCTTTGTCTTTTTTTATCGTACCGGAGACAGAACATGCCCACCAGTATGGCTTACTCTTGGTCAGTATCCTGATATGTCCCTTAAGCAGCCCAGGGGGGCAGGGATGAGTGCCGCTCATTATTGA
- the lpxP gene encoding kdo(2)-lipid IV(A) palmitoleoyltransferase: MKSSPRFTYDFLHPRYWLTWMGLFVLFLLVQLPFPLLQKLGTWMGRTSMHFLKRRIRITRRNLELCFPEMSDSQRELRIVRNFESLGMGLLETGMAWFWSDHRVKRWFTVNGLHNLIAAQQHGRGALIIGVHFMSLELGGRAMGLCQPMMAMYRPHNNKLMEWVQTKGRMRSNKAMINRRDLRGMVQALKQGEAVWFAPDQDYGPKGSVFAPLFAVPEAATTSGTWMIARMANPAMITVVLIRNENGSGYELLIQPELQDYPVGDEQQAAAYMNKVIEREIMRAPNQYMWLHRRFKTRPRGTGSLY, from the coding sequence ATGAAGTCTTCGCCCCGTTTTACCTACGATTTTTTGCATCCGCGGTACTGGCTAACATGGATGGGTCTGTTCGTATTATTTTTACTTGTACAACTACCTTTTCCCTTACTGCAAAAGCTGGGTACCTGGATGGGCCGCACCTCGATGCATTTCCTCAAGCGACGTATCCGTATTACCCGACGGAATCTTGAACTTTGTTTTCCAGAAATGTCGGACAGCCAGCGTGAGTTGCGGATTGTACGTAACTTTGAATCCTTAGGGATGGGGCTGCTTGAAACCGGCATGGCATGGTTTTGGTCAGATCATCGGGTGAAGCGCTGGTTTACCGTCAATGGGCTACACAATTTAATAGCGGCACAGCAACATGGCCGGGGCGCATTGATTATCGGCGTGCATTTTATGTCGCTGGAACTGGGCGGAAGAGCAATGGGCCTCTGCCAGCCAATGATGGCAATGTACCGCCCCCATAACAATAAGCTAATGGAGTGGGTTCAGACGAAAGGCAGGATGCGCTCTAACAAGGCAATGATTAACCGCCGGGATTTACGCGGTATGGTCCAGGCGTTAAAACAGGGAGAAGCTGTCTGGTTTGCTCCCGATCAGGATTACGGCCCTAAAGGCAGCGTATTTGCACCACTTTTTGCAGTACCTGAGGCGGCAACAACAAGTGGAACCTGGATGATTGCCAGAATGGCTAATCCAGCCATGATCACTGTCGTACTTATTCGCAATGAAAACGGCAGTGGTTATGAATTGCTCATTCAGCCAGAGCTTCAGGACTATCCTGTTGGCGATGAGCAGCAGGCTGCTGCCTATATGAACAAAGTGATTGAACGCGAAATCATGCGGGCTCCCAACCAATATATGTGGCTGCATCGCAGATTTAAGACCCGCCCCAGGGGCACAGGTTCGCTATATTAA
- a CDS encoding amino acid ABC transporter permease, which translates to MNLATHGTSSAPINSLSRTIGWARKNLFSSWANSLLTLFCLWVIWSVIPPALNWLFFQANWFGSTRADCTKEGACWIFIHARFGQFMYGLYPHELRWRINLALIIGLLSAMPMFLKNLPQRGRYIAIWAIAYPVAVWFLLYGGYLGLERVETRQWGGLTLTLIIASVGIAGALPLGILLALGRRSRMSVVRSLSVIFIEFWRGVPLITVLFMSSVMLPLFMSEGSSIDKLIRALVGVILFQSAYVAEVVRGGLQALPKGQYEAAESLALGYWKTQGLVILPQALKLVIPGLVNTIIALFKDTSLVIIIGLFDLFSSVQQATVDPAWLGMSTEGYVFAALVYWIFCFSMSRYSQYLEKRFHTGRTPH; encoded by the coding sequence ATGAATTTAGCTACTCACGGTACTTCATCAGCGCCGATAAACTCACTCTCGCGCACCATCGGTTGGGCAAGAAAAAATTTGTTCTCCAGCTGGGCTAACTCACTGCTTACGCTGTTTTGCTTATGGGTTATATGGAGCGTTATTCCTCCCGCGCTTAACTGGCTTTTCTTCCAGGCTAACTGGTTTGGTTCAACCCGTGCCGACTGTACCAAAGAAGGGGCCTGCTGGATTTTCATTCACGCACGCTTTGGTCAGTTTATGTATGGACTTTATCCTCATGAACTTCGCTGGCGTATTAACCTCGCCCTGATCATTGGGCTGCTGTCTGCCATGCCAATGTTCCTGAAAAACCTGCCACAACGGGGGCGCTACATTGCGATCTGGGCGATTGCCTACCCTGTTGCCGTGTGGTTTCTGTTGTATGGGGGCTATCTGGGACTCGAACGTGTAGAGACCCGCCAATGGGGCGGCCTGACATTAACCTTGATTATTGCCTCTGTAGGGATTGCCGGTGCACTGCCGCTTGGCATTCTGCTGGCTCTTGGCAGACGCTCTCGCATGTCGGTCGTTCGTTCATTATCGGTGATTTTTATTGAATTCTGGCGTGGGGTTCCGTTAATAACGGTCCTGTTTATGTCCTCAGTAATGCTACCGTTATTTATGTCTGAAGGTAGCAGCATTGATAAACTGATTCGTGCATTGGTCGGCGTTATTCTTTTCCAGTCTGCTTATGTAGCAGAAGTGGTGCGCGGGGGTTTACAGGCACTACCTAAAGGGCAGTACGAAGCAGCGGAATCACTGGCGCTAGGTTACTGGAAAACGCAGGGCCTGGTTATTCTGCCGCAAGCGTTAAAACTGGTCATTCCCGGGTTGGTGAACACCATTATTGCCCTGTTTAAAGATACCAGTCTGGTAATCATTATCGGGTTATTCGATCTGTTTAGCAGCGTGCAGCAGGCAACGGTTGACCCCGCATGGCTTGGTATGTCAACCGAGGGATATGTTTTTGCCGCACTGGTTTACTGGATATTTTGTTTTAGCATGTCGCGCTACAGCCAGTATTTGGAGAAGCGTTTTCACACCGGGCGTACGCCGCACTGA
- a CDS encoding amino acid ABC transporter ATP-binding protein: MTQSLIKQSDDAMMITLEKVNKWYGQFHVLKDINLQVKPRERIVLCGPSGSGKSTTIRCINHLEEHQQGCIVVDGIHLNDDLRNIELVRTEVGMVFQHFNLFPHLTVLQNCTLAPIWVRKTPKKEAEALAMHYLQRVRIAEHAHKFPGQLSGGQQQRVAIARSLCMKPKIMLFDEPTSALDPEMVKEVLDTMIGLAEDGMTMLCVTHEMGFARTVADRVIFMDRGEIVEQAPPQEFFSNPQSERTRTFLSQVIH; this comes from the coding sequence ATGACACAATCACTAATTAAACAATCCGACGATGCGATGATGATTACCCTCGAAAAGGTGAACAAATGGTATGGTCAGTTTCACGTACTCAAAGATATCAATCTGCAAGTGAAACCGCGTGAACGTATCGTCCTTTGTGGCCCATCTGGTTCAGGCAAATCAACAACGATTCGGTGTATTAATCATCTGGAAGAGCACCAGCAAGGATGTATTGTTGTGGATGGTATTCATCTCAATGATGACCTGCGAAATATTGAACTCGTGCGTACTGAGGTCGGCATGGTGTTTCAGCATTTCAATCTTTTCCCACATCTGACCGTATTGCAAAACTGCACGCTTGCGCCAATTTGGGTACGTAAAACACCTAAGAAAGAAGCGGAAGCCTTAGCGATGCATTATTTACAGCGCGTGCGTATAGCAGAACATGCGCATAAATTTCCCGGTCAGCTTTCCGGAGGACAGCAACAGCGTGTCGCTATTGCACGTTCGCTGTGCATGAAACCCAAAATTATGCTGTTTGATGAGCCAACTTCAGCGCTCGACCCTGAAATGGTAAAAGAAGTATTGGATACGATGATTGGTCTGGCAGAAGATGGGATGACCATGCTGTGTGTAACCCATGAGATGGGTTTTGCACGCACGGTGGCTGACCGCGTGATCTTTATGGATCGCGGAGAGATTGTTGAACAGGCACCACCGCAGGAGTTTTTCTCCAATCCTCAGTCAGAACGTACCAGAACATTTCTTTCTCAAGTTATTCACTAA
- the rlmB gene encoding 23S rRNA (guanosine(2251)-2'-O)-methyltransferase RlmB: MSEIVFGLHAVKALLDSDPQRFQEVFILKGRDDRRLQPLIKALEEQGIVIQLASRQWLDNQVEGGVHQGIVAKVKAGRQYQENDLPDLLASLASPFLLILDGVTDPHNLGACLRSADAAGVDAVIVPRDRSAQLNATAKKVASGAAEHVPLIRVTNLARTMRLLQEANVWIVGTAGEADHGLYQSKMTGPMALVMGAEGEGMRRLTREHCDELMSIPMAGSVSSLNVSVATGICLFEAVRQRKA, translated from the coding sequence ATGAGTGAGATTGTTTTTGGACTCCATGCCGTAAAAGCGCTGCTTGACAGCGATCCACAGCGCTTTCAGGAAGTATTTATTCTCAAAGGTCGTGATGATCGGCGTTTGCAGCCTTTGATCAAGGCTCTGGAAGAACAAGGCATCGTTATCCAGCTAGCCAGCCGTCAGTGGCTGGATAACCAGGTCGAAGGCGGTGTACATCAGGGCATTGTGGCGAAAGTGAAAGCCGGACGTCAGTATCAGGAAAACGATTTGCCTGATCTTCTGGCTAGTCTGGCATCGCCGTTTTTACTGATCCTCGACGGCGTGACCGACCCGCACAATCTGGGAGCATGCCTGCGTAGTGCGGACGCGGCTGGGGTTGATGCAGTGATCGTCCCGCGTGATCGTTCCGCGCAGTTAAACGCTACGGCAAAGAAGGTCGCCAGTGGAGCTGCCGAGCACGTGCCGCTTATCCGCGTGACTAACCTGGCACGGACCATGCGTTTGTTGCAGGAAGCCAATGTGTGGATTGTCGGTACGGCGGGTGAGGCCGATCACGGCCTTTATCAAAGCAAAATGACTGGCCCGATGGCGCTGGTGATGGGGGCGGAAGGAGAAGGCATGCGTCGTCTGACCAGGGAACATTGCGACGAACTGATGAGTATTCCCATGGCCGGGAGTGTCTCATCGCTTAACGTTTCGGTTGCGACCGGAATATGCCTGTTTGAAGCGGTACGCCAGCGTAAAGCCTGA
- a CDS encoding amino acid ABC transporter substrate-binding protein, producing MKKMMLSTLVAAASLFAVANQAHAGTTLDAIKKKGFVQCGISDGLPGFSFADASGKFSGIDVDVCRATAAAVFGDASKVKYTPLTAKERFTALQSGEIDILSRNTTWTSSRDAGMGFIFAGVNYYDGIGFLTHKKAGLKSAKELDGATVCIQAGTDTELNVADYFKANNMQYTPVTFDRSDESAKALDTGRCDTLASDQSQLYALRIKLGKPDEFIVLPEVISKEPLGPVVRRGDNDWYTIVKWSLFAMLNAEEMGITSQNVDQMASKPSTPDMAHLLGSEGDFGKDLKLDNKWAYNIVKQVGNYQEIFDRSVGKDSQLKITRGQNALWNKGGIQYAPPVR from the coding sequence ATGAAAAAAATGATGCTCTCCACTTTGGTTGCCGCTGCATCGCTGTTTGCAGTTGCGAATCAGGCACATGCTGGTACCACCCTGGATGCCATTAAAAAGAAAGGCTTTGTGCAATGCGGTATCAGCGATGGACTGCCAGGTTTCTCCTTTGCTGACGCCAGCGGAAAATTCAGCGGTATTGATGTAGATGTCTGCCGCGCGACAGCCGCTGCTGTGTTTGGTGACGCTTCAAAAGTAAAATACACCCCGCTGACGGCAAAAGAGCGTTTTACTGCATTGCAGTCTGGCGAAATTGATATCCTCTCCCGTAATACCACCTGGACATCCTCGCGTGATGCCGGAATGGGCTTTATTTTCGCGGGCGTGAACTACTACGACGGCATCGGTTTCCTGACGCATAAAAAAGCAGGCCTGAAGAGTGCAAAAGAACTTGATGGTGCAACAGTTTGTATTCAGGCGGGCACAGATACTGAACTGAACGTCGCTGACTATTTTAAAGCGAATAACATGCAGTATACGCCGGTCACTTTTGATCGTTCCGATGAGTCAGCCAAAGCGCTTGATACCGGACGCTGCGATACTCTGGCCTCAGACCAGTCGCAGCTTTATGCACTACGTATCAAGCTTGGTAAACCTGACGAATTTATTGTACTACCGGAAGTGATCTCAAAAGAGCCTCTGGGACCGGTAGTTCGTCGCGGTGATAACGACTGGTATACCATCGTGAAATGGTCATTGTTTGCCATGCTGAATGCGGAAGAGATGGGGATTACCTCTCAAAATGTCGACCAGATGGCGTCTAAACCTTCGACCCCTGATATGGCACATTTGCTTGGTTCTGAAGGCGACTTCGGTAAAGACCTGAAACTGGATAATAAGTGGGCCTATAACATTGTCAAGCAAGTAGGTAACTATCAGGAAATCTTTGATCGCAGCGTCGGTAAAGACAGTCAGCTGAAAATTACACGTGGCCAGAACGCACTCTGGAACAAGGGCGGTATTCAGTACGCTCCACCAGTACGTTAA
- the rnr gene encoding ribonuclease R — protein MSKDPFQEREAEKYENPIPSREFILAHLDKREKPASREELAVALSISGEEQTEALRRRLRAMERDGQLVFTRRQCYALPERLDLLRGKVIGHRDGFGFLRVEGSKDDLYLAAEQMKMCMHGDVILAQSTGADRKGRREARVVRVLEPRNNQIVGRYFTEAGVGFVVPDDSRLSFDILIPQEALNGARMGFVVVVELTQRPTRRSKAVGQVVEVLGDNMGTGMAVEMALRTHDIPHVWPEALQNQIATLKEEVPEKAKAGRVDLRDLPLVTIDGEDARDFDDAVFCERKRSGGWRLWVAIADVSYYVRPGTPLDDEAVNRGTSVYFPSQVVPMLPEVLSNGLCSLNPQVDRLCMVCEMTISATGKLIGYKHYEAVMNSWARLTYNKVWSILLGDQPLRKQYQPFVKDLEELHRMYLVLEKAREQRGGISFETDEAKFIFNAERRIERVEQVSRNDAHKLIEECMILANIASARYVEKNQEPALFRDHDRPSEENIKSFRSVLNELGLTLGGGLKPHPLDYAALLMQIASRPDAEMLQTMLLRSMKQAVYDPENRGHFGLALSSYAHFTSPIRRYPDLLLHRAIKYLLAKENGTLEGNTTPTGGFHYDLQQMLQFGQHCSMTERRADEAARDVADWLKCDFMQDQVGETFTGVISSVTGFGFFVRLTDLFIDGLVHVSTLDNDYYRFDAIGQRLIGESGGKTYRLGDMVNVRVDAVHMDERKIDFALISSSRKPPGECKTDRDRVKKETASNQGKCSRNQSKKGNFEPDSAFRSDQDRQSASANKDKKVKKPSDKTRKIAAATRSKRAAKKKSDTVVKND, from the coding sequence ATGTCAAAAGATCCTTTTCAGGAACGGGAGGCTGAAAAATATGAAAATCCCATTCCGAGTCGCGAATTTATTCTTGCTCATCTGGATAAACGCGAAAAACCTGCCAGCCGTGAAGAGCTGGCGGTAGCACTTTCTATTTCCGGTGAAGAGCAGACAGAAGCTCTGCGCCGCCGCCTGCGTGCCATGGAGCGAGACGGACAACTGGTGTTTACCCGCCGTCAGTGCTACGCCTTGCCGGAACGTCTGGACCTGCTGCGAGGCAAAGTTATCGGTCATCGTGATGGCTTTGGTTTTTTGCGTGTTGAAGGCAGTAAAGACGATCTTTATCTCGCTGCCGAGCAGATGAAAATGTGCATGCACGGTGATGTTATTCTTGCCCAGTCGACGGGTGCCGACCGTAAAGGTCGCCGTGAGGCTCGTGTAGTGCGCGTTCTGGAGCCTCGTAACAACCAAATTGTTGGCCGCTATTTCACTGAAGCTGGCGTGGGCTTCGTTGTGCCTGACGACAGTCGTCTGAGCTTTGATATTCTTATCCCGCAGGAAGCACTGAACGGTGCGCGGATGGGATTTGTTGTCGTGGTTGAACTCACGCAGCGACCCACCCGACGCAGCAAGGCAGTGGGGCAGGTAGTTGAGGTTCTGGGCGATAATATGGGCACCGGCATGGCCGTTGAAATGGCGCTGCGTACCCATGATATTCCTCACGTCTGGCCGGAAGCCTTACAAAACCAGATTGCCACGTTAAAAGAAGAGGTGCCGGAAAAAGCGAAGGCAGGGCGGGTAGATCTGCGCGACTTACCGCTGGTCACCATTGATGGTGAGGATGCTCGTGATTTTGACGATGCTGTATTCTGTGAAAGAAAACGCAGTGGAGGCTGGCGTTTATGGGTTGCGATTGCCGATGTTAGCTATTACGTCCGTCCGGGAACGCCGCTGGATGATGAGGCGGTAAACCGTGGAACGTCGGTTTACTTCCCGTCGCAGGTCGTACCAATGCTGCCGGAAGTGCTGTCGAATGGCCTTTGCTCACTGAACCCACAGGTCGATCGACTGTGTATGGTGTGCGAAATGACGATTTCCGCCACCGGTAAGCTTATCGGTTATAAACATTACGAAGCCGTTATGAACTCTTGGGCGCGACTGACCTATAACAAAGTCTGGAGCATCCTCCTGGGCGATCAGCCGTTGCGTAAGCAGTATCAGCCGTTTGTCAAAGACCTTGAAGAGCTGCACCGGATGTATCTGGTACTGGAAAAAGCGCGTGAACAGCGCGGTGGTATCTCGTTTGAAACCGACGAAGCGAAGTTCATTTTTAATGCCGAGCGTCGTATTGAGCGCGTTGAGCAGGTTTCCCGTAACGATGCACACAAGCTGATTGAAGAGTGTATGATCCTCGCCAATATCGCGTCAGCGCGTTACGTTGAAAAAAATCAGGAACCCGCCTTGTTCCGCGACCACGATCGCCCCAGTGAAGAAAATATTAAAAGCTTCCGGTCGGTGCTGAATGAGTTAGGGCTGACGTTAGGGGGAGGTCTCAAACCGCACCCGTTGGATTATGCCGCGTTATTAATGCAAATTGCCAGCCGTCCGGATGCGGAAATGCTGCAAACCATGCTGCTGCGCTCTATGAAACAGGCGGTTTACGATCCAGAGAATCGTGGACACTTCGGGCTGGCGCTGTCATCTTATGCCCACTTTACATCGCCCATCCGCCGCTATCCCGATCTGCTGCTGCACCGCGCCATCAAATATTTGCTGGCGAAGGAAAATGGTACGCTCGAAGGTAACACCACGCCAACCGGTGGTTTTCATTATGATCTGCAACAGATGCTCCAATTCGGTCAGCACTGCTCGATGACTGAACGTCGTGCCGATGAAGCGGCCCGTGATGTTGCTGACTGGTTGAAATGTGATTTTATGCAGGACCAGGTGGGTGAAACCTTCACCGGCGTGATATCCAGCGTCACGGGGTTTGGATTCTTTGTCCGCCTGACCGATCTTTTCATTGATGGTCTGGTACATGTTTCCACACTGGATAATGATTACTATCGCTTCGATGCGATCGGACAGCGCCTCATCGGTGAGTCGGGTGGTAAAACTTATCGGCTTGGCGACATGGTTAACGTCCGCGTGGATGCCGTGCATATGGATGAACGCAAAATTGACTTTGCGCTGATCTCAAGCTCCCGTAAGCCACCTGGTGAATGCAAGACTGACCGTGATCGTGTAAAAAAAGAAACCGCGTCAAATCAGGGCAAGTGCAGCCGGAACCAAAGTAAAAAGGGCAATTTTGAGCCAGACAGCGCATTTCGTTCTGACCAGGATCGGCAGAGCGCCAGCGCAAACAAAGATAAAAAGGTAAAAAAGCCCTCGGATAAAACCCGTAAAATTGCCGCCGCCACTCGCTCAAAGCGCGCGGCAAAAAAGAAATCTGATACTGTCGTAAAAAATGACTAA